From Glycine soja cultivar W05 chromosome 4, ASM419377v2, whole genome shotgun sequence, the proteins below share one genomic window:
- the LOC114408302 gene encoding transcription repressor OFP7-like, translating to MAKRFKLKFNIPSFQMCRSKDPSSFPGNPVPAIYRLSPVNHNARHTRHPSIPSPSPSKITSIAQGCKMCHDKQSLKKLKSIRGRKSTSSVPSRRSDFRIDNIEEEESETLISCMTSFSDEFCLGEEKELSTGSSSQRRKMSSVKKVRSVRFQSSEKRRGAEVKKTTVTRKSVEGKVRESFAVVKKSKDPYEDFKKSMMEMITEMEMSEAEDLEQLLQCFLALNSRSHHAVIVRAFMEIWQQMFFWNPTSMKNLQTDLEK from the coding sequence ATGGCCAAACGCTTCAAATTGAAGTTCAATATCCCTTCATTTCAAATGTGTCGCTCAAAAGACCCTTCCTCTTTCCCTGGAAATCCCGTTCCTGCCATATACCGTCTTTCTCCCGTTAACCACAACGCGCGTCACACGAGACATCCAAGCATTCCTTCTCCGTCACCGTCAAAGATAACGTCCATCGCGCAGGGATGCAAAATGTGCCATGACAAGCAGAGTTTGAAGAAACTGAAATCCATCAGAGGCCGGAAAAGCACGTCCAGCGTTCCGTCGAGGCGAAGCGATTTTCGAATCGACAACATCGAGGAAGAGGAGAGCGAGACTCTGATTTCTTGCATGACAAGTTTCTCCGACGAGTTTTGTCTCGGCGAGGAGAAGGAGCTAAGTACTGGTAGTAGCAGCCAGAGAAGGAAGATGAGCAGCGTAAAGAAGGTTCGGAGTGTGAGGTTTCAGAGTTCGGAGAAACGGAGAGGAGCGGAGGTGAAGAAGACGACGGTGACACGGAAAAGTGTGGAGGGGAAGGTGAGGGAGAGTTTTGCGGTAGTGAAGAAGTCAAAGGATCCTTATGAAGACTTCAAGAAATCGATGATGGAGATGATAACGGAGATGGAGATGTCTGAGGCCGAAGATTTGGAGCAGCTTTTGCAGTGTTTCTTGGCTTTGAACTCTCGGAGTCATCATGCAGTTATTGTGCGGGCTTTCATGGAGATTTGGCAACAAATGTTCTTTTGGAACCCTACGTCAATGAAAAATCTCCAAACAGATCTGGAAAAGTAA
- the LOC114408651 gene encoding uncharacterized protein LOC114408651 isoform X2 — MDNSGNPQDVVVPPVEGVAGGGTAYGWNDGGTHGLNVKGPIDPTEIPTKDLVHVWCMPNTANVGPQDMPRHLEPINLLAARNERESVQIAIRPKVSWGGSSVAGTVQIQCSDLCSTSGDRLIVGQSLLLRRVVPILGVPDALVPVDLPVSQINLFPGETTALWISIDVPSSQPPGQYEGEIVITAIKSDAESPVQSISKVEKHQLYRDLKGCLDIVEPIDGKPLDEVVERVKSTTTSLRRILLSPSFSEFFSDNGPVDVMDEDAISSLSLRMKLNLTVWEFVLPETPSLPAVFGISDTVIEDRFGVQQGTAEWYEALDQHFKWLLQYRISPYFCKWADGMRVLTYTSPWPADHPKSDEYFSDPRLAAYAVPYKQVVSGNNSAEDYLQKQVEILRTKNHWRKAYFYLWDEPLNLEQYDSVRNMASEIHAYAPDARILTTYYCGPNDAPLAPTPFDAFVKVPSFLRPHNQIYCTSEWVLGNQEDLVKDIIAELQPENGEEWWTYVCMGPSDPHPNWHLGMRGTQHRAVMWRVWKEGGTGFLYWGANCYEKATVASAEIKFRHGLPPGDGVLYYPGEVFSTSHQPVASLRLERILNGLQIYIHVMCWHKLQVVLLCILIVDSVFRASI, encoded by the exons ATGGACAACTCCG GAAATCCTCAAGATGTGGTTGTGCCACCTGTTGAAGGTGTTGCAGGAGGTGGTACGGCTTATGGGTGGAATGATGGTGGCACACATGGCTTGAATGTCAAGGGACCAATTGACCCCACAGAAATTCCAACTAAGGATTTAGTGCATGTATGGTGCATGCCAAACACAGCAAATGTTGGACCTCAAGATATGCCCAGACATTTGGAGCCT ATAAACCTGCTGGCTGCTAGAAATGAGAGGGAGAGTGTGCAAATAGCTATCCGACCAAAGGTTTCATGGGGTGGTTCTAGTGTTGCAGGGACTGTGCAGATTCAGTGTAGTGACCTATGTTCCACATCTGGAGACAG ACTGATTGTTGGGCAATCACTGCTGTTGCGGCGGGTGGTGCCCATTTTAGGTGTACCTGATGCTCTTGTTCCCGTTGATCTTCCAGTCAGTCAAATAAACCTATTTCCTGG GGAGACTACCGCTCTTTGGATATCCATTGACGTTCCAAGTTCTCAACCTCCAGGACAATATGAAGGAGAGATTGTCATTACTGCTATAAAATCAGATGCAGA ATCTCCTGTTCAAAGTATAAGCAAGGTTGAGAAACATCAGCTGTATAGGGACCTAAAGGGATGTCTTGACATTGTTGAGCCCATTGATGGAAAACCATTAGATGAAGTG GTTGAAAGGGTGAAATCTACAACTACATCTTTGAGAAGGATTCTTCTGTCTCCATCATTTTCTGAATTCTTTTCAGATAATGGACCAGTAGACGTAATGGATGAGGATGCCATTTCAAGTCTCTCTTTACGGATGAAGTTAAATCTGACTGTTTGGGAATTTGTACTTCCTGAAACTCCTTCGCTCCCTGCTGTATTTGGT ATATCTGATACTGTAATTGAGGATCGCTTTGGTGTTCAACAAGGGACAGCTGAGTGGTATGAAGCATTGGATCAGCATTTCAAATGGCTTCTTCAGTATAGAATCAGCCCTTATTTTTGTAAATGGGCTGATGGTATGCGTGTTTTGACGTACACATCTCCATGGCCAG CGGATCATCCAAAGTCGGATGAATATTTTTCAGATCCACGGTTGGCAGCATATGCTGTACCATATAAACAAGTAGTCTCCGG TAACAATTCGGCGGAGGATTACTTGCAGAAACAAGTTGAGATATTGAGGACCAAGAATCACTGGAGGAAAGCTTACTTTTACTTGTGGGATGAG CCACTGAATTTGGAACAATATGATTCTGTTCGAAATATGGCCAGTGAGATTCATGCTTATGCTCCAGATGCTCGTATTTTAACTACTTACTATTGTG GACCAAATGATGCACCTCTCGCACCTACTCCATTTGACGCTTTTGTAAAAGTTCCAAGTTTTCTGCGTCCTCATAATCAAATTTATTGTACTAG TGAGTGGGTTCTGGGCAATCAAGAGGACCTGGTTAAGGATATTATTGCTGAATTACAACCAGAGAATGGCGag GAGTGGTGGACATATGTCTGTATGGGACCATCAGATCCTCATCCAAATTGGCATCTTGGAATGCGAGGTACCCAACACCGTGCCGTCATGTGGCGTGTGTGGAAAGAGGGTGGCACAGGATTTTTGTACTGGGGAGCCAACTGCTATGAGAAGGCAACTGTAGCCAGTGCAGAG ATAAAATTCAGGCATGGTCTTCCCCCTGGAGATGGAGTTCTATACTATCCTGGTGAGGTGTTCTCAACTTCTCATCAGCCAGTGGCTTCTCTTAGACTAGAGCGCATACTTAATGGCTTGCAG ATTTATATTCATGTCATGTGCTGGCATAAGTTGCAAGTGGTTCTCCTTTGCATTCTGATCGTAGATTCTGTTTTCCGTGCCTCTATTTAG
- the LOC114408651 gene encoding uncharacterized protein LOC114408651 isoform X3 → MPNTANVGPQDMPRHLEPINLLAARNERESVQIAIRPKVSWGGSSVAGTVQIQCSDLCSTSGDRLIVGQSLLLRRVVPILGVPDALVPVDLPVSQINLFPGETTALWISIDVPSSQPPGQYEGEIVITAIKSDAESPVQSISKVEKHQLYRDLKGCLDIVEPIDGKPLDEVVERVKSTTTSLRRILLSPSFSEFFSDNGPVDVMDEDAISSLSLRMKLNLTVWEFVLPETPSLPAVFGISDTVIEDRFGVQQGTAEWYEALDQHFKWLLQYRISPYFCKWADGMRVLTYTSPWPADHPKSDEYFSDPRLAAYAVPYKQVVSGNNSAEDYLQKQVEILRTKNHWRKAYFYLWDEPLNLEQYDSVRNMASEIHAYAPDARILTTYYCGPNDAPLAPTPFDAFVKVPSFLRPHNQIYCTSEWVLGNQEDLVKDIIAELQPENGEEWWTYVCMGPSDPHPNWHLGMRGTQHRAVMWRVWKEGGTGFLYWGANCYEKATVASAEIKFRHGLPPGDGVLYYPGEVFSTSHQPVASLRLERILNGLQDTEYLRLYASRYGRDESIALLERMGVYFGPERYTFEHMPIDAMRGQIFNACRS, encoded by the exons ATGCCAAACACAGCAAATGTTGGACCTCAAGATATGCCCAGACATTTGGAGCCT ATAAACCTGCTGGCTGCTAGAAATGAGAGGGAGAGTGTGCAAATAGCTATCCGACCAAAGGTTTCATGGGGTGGTTCTAGTGTTGCAGGGACTGTGCAGATTCAGTGTAGTGACCTATGTTCCACATCTGGAGACAG ACTGATTGTTGGGCAATCACTGCTGTTGCGGCGGGTGGTGCCCATTTTAGGTGTACCTGATGCTCTTGTTCCCGTTGATCTTCCAGTCAGTCAAATAAACCTATTTCCTGG GGAGACTACCGCTCTTTGGATATCCATTGACGTTCCAAGTTCTCAACCTCCAGGACAATATGAAGGAGAGATTGTCATTACTGCTATAAAATCAGATGCAGA ATCTCCTGTTCAAAGTATAAGCAAGGTTGAGAAACATCAGCTGTATAGGGACCTAAAGGGATGTCTTGACATTGTTGAGCCCATTGATGGAAAACCATTAGATGAAGTG GTTGAAAGGGTGAAATCTACAACTACATCTTTGAGAAGGATTCTTCTGTCTCCATCATTTTCTGAATTCTTTTCAGATAATGGACCAGTAGACGTAATGGATGAGGATGCCATTTCAAGTCTCTCTTTACGGATGAAGTTAAATCTGACTGTTTGGGAATTTGTACTTCCTGAAACTCCTTCGCTCCCTGCTGTATTTGGT ATATCTGATACTGTAATTGAGGATCGCTTTGGTGTTCAACAAGGGACAGCTGAGTGGTATGAAGCATTGGATCAGCATTTCAAATGGCTTCTTCAGTATAGAATCAGCCCTTATTTTTGTAAATGGGCTGATGGTATGCGTGTTTTGACGTACACATCTCCATGGCCAG CGGATCATCCAAAGTCGGATGAATATTTTTCAGATCCACGGTTGGCAGCATATGCTGTACCATATAAACAAGTAGTCTCCGG TAACAATTCGGCGGAGGATTACTTGCAGAAACAAGTTGAGATATTGAGGACCAAGAATCACTGGAGGAAAGCTTACTTTTACTTGTGGGATGAG CCACTGAATTTGGAACAATATGATTCTGTTCGAAATATGGCCAGTGAGATTCATGCTTATGCTCCAGATGCTCGTATTTTAACTACTTACTATTGTG GACCAAATGATGCACCTCTCGCACCTACTCCATTTGACGCTTTTGTAAAAGTTCCAAGTTTTCTGCGTCCTCATAATCAAATTTATTGTACTAG TGAGTGGGTTCTGGGCAATCAAGAGGACCTGGTTAAGGATATTATTGCTGAATTACAACCAGAGAATGGCGag GAGTGGTGGACATATGTCTGTATGGGACCATCAGATCCTCATCCAAATTGGCATCTTGGAATGCGAGGTACCCAACACCGTGCCGTCATGTGGCGTGTGTGGAAAGAGGGTGGCACAGGATTTTTGTACTGGGGAGCCAACTGCTATGAGAAGGCAACTGTAGCCAGTGCAGAG ATAAAATTCAGGCATGGTCTTCCCCCTGGAGATGGAGTTCTATACTATCCTGGTGAGGTGTTCTCAACTTCTCATCAGCCAGTGGCTTCTCTTAGACTAGAGCGCATACTTAATGGCTTGCAG GACACTGAGTACCTGAGACTATATGCTTCAAGATACGGTAGGGACGAGAGTATTGCACTTTTAGAAAGAATGGGAGTGTACTTTGGTCCTGAGCGTTACACATTTGAGCACATGCCAATTGATGCAATGAGAGGACAAATATTTAATGCCTGCCGTTCATGA
- the LOC114408649 gene encoding uncharacterized protein LOC114408649, translated as MQWDENILQGDEYDDSVQSRGKTEVGGFVLWQKNPDLWCLELVVSGFKVGAGINGKLAWNHSSSQPFHANKGPSRPLRRFFQGLDSSYKRLQAQSTSNTEIVMHTILGYFGQRTGY; from the exons ATGCAATGGGATGAGAATATACTTCAAGGTGATGAATACGATGATAGCGTTCAATCAAGAGGCAAAACTGAAGTTGGAGGCTTTGTGTTATGGCAGAAGAACCCTGATCTATGGTGCTTGGAATTGGTTGTTTCCGGTTTCAAGGTCGGTGCTGGCATTAACGGTAAGCTAGCTTGGAACCACTCTTCTTCTCAACCTTTTCATGCTAACAAAGGCCCTTCTAGACCCCTTCGCCGCTTCTTTcag GGACTGGACTCAAGTTACAAACGTCTTCAAGCACAGAGCACGTCTAATACAGAAATTGTAATGCACACAATATTGGGCTACTTCGGCCAACGCACGGGCTACTAG
- the LOC114408651 gene encoding uncharacterized protein LOC114408651 isoform X1, which translates to MDNSGNPQDVVVPPVEGVAGGGTAYGWNDGGTHGLNVKGPIDPTEIPTKDLVHVWCMPNTANVGPQDMPRHLEPINLLAARNERESVQIAIRPKVSWGGSSVAGTVQIQCSDLCSTSGDRLIVGQSLLLRRVVPILGVPDALVPVDLPVSQINLFPGETTALWISIDVPSSQPPGQYEGEIVITAIKSDAESPVQSISKVEKHQLYRDLKGCLDIVEPIDGKPLDEVVERVKSTTTSLRRILLSPSFSEFFSDNGPVDVMDEDAISSLSLRMKLNLTVWEFVLPETPSLPAVFGISDTVIEDRFGVQQGTAEWYEALDQHFKWLLQYRISPYFCKWADGMRVLTYTSPWPADHPKSDEYFSDPRLAAYAVPYKQVVSGNNSAEDYLQKQVEILRTKNHWRKAYFYLWDEPLNLEQYDSVRNMASEIHAYAPDARILTTYYCGPNDAPLAPTPFDAFVKVPSFLRPHNQIYCTSEWVLGNQEDLVKDIIAELQPENGEEWWTYVCMGPSDPHPNWHLGMRGTQHRAVMWRVWKEGGTGFLYWGANCYEKATVASAEIKFRHGLPPGDGVLYYPGEVFSTSHQPVASLRLERILNGLQDTEYLRLYASRYGRDESIALLERMGVYFGPERYTFEHMPIDAMRGQIFNACRS; encoded by the exons ATGGACAACTCCG GAAATCCTCAAGATGTGGTTGTGCCACCTGTTGAAGGTGTTGCAGGAGGTGGTACGGCTTATGGGTGGAATGATGGTGGCACACATGGCTTGAATGTCAAGGGACCAATTGACCCCACAGAAATTCCAACTAAGGATTTAGTGCATGTATGGTGCATGCCAAACACAGCAAATGTTGGACCTCAAGATATGCCCAGACATTTGGAGCCT ATAAACCTGCTGGCTGCTAGAAATGAGAGGGAGAGTGTGCAAATAGCTATCCGACCAAAGGTTTCATGGGGTGGTTCTAGTGTTGCAGGGACTGTGCAGATTCAGTGTAGTGACCTATGTTCCACATCTGGAGACAG ACTGATTGTTGGGCAATCACTGCTGTTGCGGCGGGTGGTGCCCATTTTAGGTGTACCTGATGCTCTTGTTCCCGTTGATCTTCCAGTCAGTCAAATAAACCTATTTCCTGG GGAGACTACCGCTCTTTGGATATCCATTGACGTTCCAAGTTCTCAACCTCCAGGACAATATGAAGGAGAGATTGTCATTACTGCTATAAAATCAGATGCAGA ATCTCCTGTTCAAAGTATAAGCAAGGTTGAGAAACATCAGCTGTATAGGGACCTAAAGGGATGTCTTGACATTGTTGAGCCCATTGATGGAAAACCATTAGATGAAGTG GTTGAAAGGGTGAAATCTACAACTACATCTTTGAGAAGGATTCTTCTGTCTCCATCATTTTCTGAATTCTTTTCAGATAATGGACCAGTAGACGTAATGGATGAGGATGCCATTTCAAGTCTCTCTTTACGGATGAAGTTAAATCTGACTGTTTGGGAATTTGTACTTCCTGAAACTCCTTCGCTCCCTGCTGTATTTGGT ATATCTGATACTGTAATTGAGGATCGCTTTGGTGTTCAACAAGGGACAGCTGAGTGGTATGAAGCATTGGATCAGCATTTCAAATGGCTTCTTCAGTATAGAATCAGCCCTTATTTTTGTAAATGGGCTGATGGTATGCGTGTTTTGACGTACACATCTCCATGGCCAG CGGATCATCCAAAGTCGGATGAATATTTTTCAGATCCACGGTTGGCAGCATATGCTGTACCATATAAACAAGTAGTCTCCGG TAACAATTCGGCGGAGGATTACTTGCAGAAACAAGTTGAGATATTGAGGACCAAGAATCACTGGAGGAAAGCTTACTTTTACTTGTGGGATGAG CCACTGAATTTGGAACAATATGATTCTGTTCGAAATATGGCCAGTGAGATTCATGCTTATGCTCCAGATGCTCGTATTTTAACTACTTACTATTGTG GACCAAATGATGCACCTCTCGCACCTACTCCATTTGACGCTTTTGTAAAAGTTCCAAGTTTTCTGCGTCCTCATAATCAAATTTATTGTACTAG TGAGTGGGTTCTGGGCAATCAAGAGGACCTGGTTAAGGATATTATTGCTGAATTACAACCAGAGAATGGCGag GAGTGGTGGACATATGTCTGTATGGGACCATCAGATCCTCATCCAAATTGGCATCTTGGAATGCGAGGTACCCAACACCGTGCCGTCATGTGGCGTGTGTGGAAAGAGGGTGGCACAGGATTTTTGTACTGGGGAGCCAACTGCTATGAGAAGGCAACTGTAGCCAGTGCAGAG ATAAAATTCAGGCATGGTCTTCCCCCTGGAGATGGAGTTCTATACTATCCTGGTGAGGTGTTCTCAACTTCTCATCAGCCAGTGGCTTCTCTTAGACTAGAGCGCATACTTAATGGCTTGCAG GACACTGAGTACCTGAGACTATATGCTTCAAGATACGGTAGGGACGAGAGTATTGCACTTTTAGAAAGAATGGGAGTGTACTTTGGTCCTGAGCGTTACACATTTGAGCACATGCCAATTGATGCAATGAGAGGACAAATATTTAATGCCTGCCGTTCATGA
- the LOC114408650 gene encoding glutamic acid-rich protein-like has protein sequence MESDDDFELLPPSPVQERKLKRLKKAARVPEPSHPPISPPNFSVSGNGEEHLTEPNGESGPEFETLTPSPSPSPSPSPNPNPQSDTPKGVTVDDDGLGAKRVLDFDSFGEELGKVVEETEEVRDLKTYEEIRDLNTDEVERKRRGLDDLPEKNEKKKRINDDGDSSEKKPKVSATNKRKAEKERRDTLKQLQAESQRLLRETRDAAFKPAPLVQKPISSILEKIRQRKLEILKKSADNVEKAEPEETPASCHAATKCNLGTSHIGEESNDAAANSNSESIPSPMAKDSESEHAFRAPIGDTQELYTDSERSDTKDEAVNDKSNNPSEEVFAPSMLAMNLKLDSAPPDDDVSSNEEEEDNDKENIEPHVHVSVDLTLSPDGDPVRAFVDEEAEEEDDSDNDLQRFQDDEGEDDDDIEEDDMIATQYEEKPDDREKREQLHQQWHEQRDAAGVDNLRQKFYGGSKLNETPSTEEEDEESRETENDDEVEEYAAPSESLKTTLKKVKQMIPQMFSDKDDKYVSSDDEETEDKLARQSLYYKTEEKAKFFSPAEDENSREVFSLIKKLNVPDTKRKGKTTSIFAMPSIGQNINISSKSSFVGRASDRFMPTSQKQGSCKVRSYIFGRDDSNSRSSILISEDSLDTIQTESQPPKAASAKFQRNTQNKNTTMNSASKESNVSLLDILRKSSHHADHSFQNANVQPKTSIFDAFKLMKKPTKAEARV, from the exons ATGGAGAGCGACGACGACTTCGAGCTTTTGCCTCCTTCTCCCGTCCAAGAACGAAAGCTCAAGCGTTTGAAGAAAGCAGCTAGGGTTCCCGAACCTTCTCACCCTCCTATCTCTCCTCCCAATTTTTCCGTATCGGGAAACGGCGAAGAACACTTGACGGAGCCAAACGGCGAATCTGGGCCCGAATTTGAAACTTTGAccccaagcccaagcccaagccCGAGCCCGAGCCCGAACCCGAACCCTCAATCTGACACTCCGAAAGGTGTAACCGTCGACGACGATGGTTTGGGCGCGAAGAGGGTTCTGGATTTTGATTCCTTCGGTGAGGAACTAGGGAAGGTTGTAGAGGAGACTGAAGAAGTTAGAGATCTGAAGACCTACGAAGAAATCAGGGATTTGAATACTGATGAAGTAGAGAGGAAACGACGAGGTTTAGATGACTTGCCAGAGAAGaacgagaagaagaagagaatcaATGACGACGGTGACAGCAGCGAGAAGAAGCCTAAAGTATCTGCCACCAATAAGAGAAAGGCCGAGAAG GAACGACGAGATACTCTGAAACAGCTTCAAGCGGAGTCTCAGAGACTTCTTCGag AAACTAGAGATGCGGCTTTTAAACCTGCTCCTCTGGTTCAGAAGCCAATTTCTTCGATATTGGAGAAAATTCGGCAGCGGAAATTGGAGATTTTAAAGAA ATCTGCTGATAATGTAGAAAAGGCTGAACCGGAAGAAACACCAGCTTCTTGCCATGCAGCCACTAAATGTAATTTGGGCACGTCACATATTGGTGAAGAATCTAATGATGCTGCAGCTAATTCTAACTCTGAGAGCATTCCTTCTCCCATG GCCAAGGATTCAGAATCTGAGCATGCATTTCGAGCTCCTATTGGTGATACTCAG GAACTCTACACTGATTCTGAAAGAAGCGATACTAAAGATGAGGCTGTAAATGACAAGTCTAACAACCCTTCAGAAGAAGTGTTTGCCCCGTCAATGCTTGCAAtgaacttgaaacttgattctgcTCCTCCTGATGATGACGT CTCTTCcaatgaggaggaggaggaCAATGACAAGGAGAACATAGAGCCACACGTACATGTATCAGTTGACTTGACTTTATCACCAGATGGTGACCCTGTTAGGGCTTTTGTTGATGAAGAAGCTGAAGAGGAAGATGACAGTGATAATGACCTACAGCGTTTCCAAGATGATGAaggtgaagatgatgatgatattgagGAAGATGACATGATTGCAACTCAATATGAAGAAAAGCCAGATGATAGAGAAAAGCGTGAGCAACTCCACCAGCAGTGGCATGAGCAACGGGATGCAGCTGGAGTGGATAATCTACGTCAGAAATTCTATGGTGGTTCAAAATTGAATGAAACACCATCAACTGAAGAGGAAGATGAGGAAAGCAGAGAAACTGAAAATGATGATGAAGTTGAAGAATACGCAGCACCATCAGAAAGTCTGAAGACCACTCTGAAAAAGGTGAAGCAGATGATCCCACAGATGTTTTCAGATAAAGATGATAAATATGTATCATCTGATGATGAAGAAACTGAGGACAAGCTAGCTAGACAATCCCTCTATTATAAAACT GAAGAGAAAGCTAAATTCTTTTCACCAGCTGAGGACGAAAATAGCAGGGAAGTTTTCAGTCTCATAAAGAAATTAAACGTGCCTGATAccaagagaaaaggaaaaactacTT CCATCTTTGCTATGCCAAGCATTGGACAGAACATAAATATATCATCAAAG TCATCTTTTGTTGGAAGGGCTTCAGATCGTTTTATGCCTACTTCTCAAAAGCAGGGATCATGCAAGGTCCGATCATATATATTTGGGCGAGATGACAGCAACAGCAGGAGTTCAATATTGATCTCAGAGGATTCTTTAGATACG ATTCAAACGGAGAGTCAACCACCAAAAGCGGCTTCTGCCAAGTTTCAAAGAAATACGCAGAACAAAAACACCACCATGAATTCTGCATCTAAGGAGTCAAATGTGTCGCTTTTGGATATATTAAGGAAGTCTTCACATCATGCAGATCACAGTTTCCAGAATGCCAACGTTCAACCAAAGACATCAATATTTGATGCATTCAAGTTAATGAAGAAGCCAACCAAGGCGGAGGCAAGAGTTTGA